In a single window of the Pseudorca crassidens isolate mPseCra1 chromosome 9, mPseCra1.hap1, whole genome shotgun sequence genome:
- the AASDHPPT gene encoding L-aminoadipate-semialdehyde dehydrogenase-phosphopantetheinyl transferase isoform X2 — protein MVFPAKRFCLVPAMEGVRWAFSCGAWLPSRAEWLLAVRSIQPEEKERIGQFVFARDAKAALAGRLMMRKLVAEKLNIPWNNIRLQRTAKGKPILAKDSLNPYPNFNFNISHQGDYAVLAAESELQVGIDIMKTSFPGRGSIPEFFHIMKRKFTNKEWETIRSFKDEWTQLDMFYRNWALKESFIKAIGVGLGFELQRLEFDISPLNLDIGQVYKETRLFLDGEEEKEWAFEESKIDEHHFVAVALRKPNGSRHQDVSFQGDSKPTQRQFTILTFNDLISSAVPMTPEDPSFWDCFCFTEEISIRNGTKS, from the exons ATGGTTTTCCCCGCTAAGCGATTCTGCTTGGTGCCAGCAATGGAGGGCGTGCGCTGGGCCTTTTCCTGTGGCGCTTGGCTGCCGAGCCGAGCCGAATGGCTGCTCGCGGTGCGATCGATCCAGCCCGAGGAGAAGGAGCGCATTGGCCAGTTCGTCTTTGCACGCGACGCTAAGGCAGCTTTG GCTGGTCGTCTGATGATGAGGAAATTAGTTGCAGAAAAATTGAATATACCTTGGAATAATATTCGTTTGCAAAGAACTGCAAAAGGAAAACCAATCCTTGCGAAAGACTCATTGAATCCTTACCCCAATTTCAACTTTAACATCTCTCATCAAGGAGACTATGCTGTACTTGCTGCGGAGTCTGAGCTACAAGTTGGAATTGATATAATGAAGACTAGTTTTCCAG GTCGTGGTTCaattccagaattttttcatattATGAAAAGAAAGTTTACCAACAAAGAATGGGAAACAATCAGAAGCTTTAAGGATGAATGGACTCAGCTGGATATGTTTTATAGGAATTGG GCACTGAAAGAAAGCTTCATAAAAGCAATAGGTGTTGGATTAGGATTTGAATTGCAGCGGCTTGAATTTGATATATCCCCATTAAACCTGGATATAGGCCAAGTTTATAAAGAAACACGTTTGTTTCTggatggggaagaagaaaaagaatgggcATTTGAG gaaaGCAAAATAGATGAGCACCATTTTGTTGCAGTAGCTCTTAGGAAACCCAATGGATCTAGACATCAGGAT GTTTCATTTCAAGGTGATTCTAAACCAACCCAGAGGCAGTTTACTATTCTCACCTTTAATGATTTAATATCATCTGCTGTTCCTATGACCCCTGAAGATCCTTCATTTTGGGACTGTTTTTGCTTCACAGAAGAAATTTCAATACGAAATGGTACAAAGTCATGA